In the genome of Cydia strobilella chromosome Z, ilCydStro3.1, whole genome shotgun sequence, one region contains:
- the LOC134754034 gene encoding probable cytochrome P450 305a1, producing MITALLFAILVTFLTGYILQTITKPKKYPPGPKWLPFVGCSNLVQKMSKLHGSQWKALSQIAKEYSTKVLGLKLGSELVVVVYGDRNIRQVLVEPEFEGRPNSFFIKLRCFGKRMGITSADGPLWREHRKFAVKHLKNVGFGKASMEQEIQEEMARLVDYIRNNNSKPISPKSIFATAVMNVLWKYVAGESIEEDRLKLLLELLSARSKAFSMAGGWLNQFPWCRFFFPEASGYSLINRINLQISAIIEEAIQKHKNNAANSGDDFIYSFLNQMKVEKGTFTELQLKVVCLDMFIAGSQTTSNLLEFILLTVLRNQHIQDKIYDEIQRVIGKNVPSWTDSHKLIYTSAFLLEVQRCYAIVPLMGPRRVLSDSIVDGYMIPKDTTVLISVGDLYLDPDVFEDPHEFKPERFIDEYGALKNAEHVYTFGLGRRRCPGDALARSFVFLTFVGILQKFKIQGVNGVPSDEPVIGLIAAPRPYSAIFVSRQ from the exons ATGATTACAGCACTCCTTTTTGCTATTTTAGTGACATTTCTGACAGGATACATACTTCAAACAATTACTAAACCTAAGAAATATCCACCAG GTCCAAAATGGCTACCGTTTGTTGGATGCAGCAACTTAGTACAAAAAATGAGCAAACTACATGGTTCGCAGTGGAAAGCGCTCTCACAAATAGCCAAAGAATATTCGACCAAGGTGCTTGGTCTGAAGTTAGGAAGTGAATTAGTTGTAGTCGTGTATGGAGACCGAAATATACGCCAAGTACTTGTAGAACCGGAATTTGAAGGCAGACcaaacagtttttttatcaaattacgATGTTTCGGAAAAAGGATGG gaataacatcagcagatgGCCCCTTATGGCGAGAACACAGAAAATTTGCAGTCAAACATCTCAAAAATGTTGGCTTTGGCAAGGCATCCATGGAACAAGAGATACAGGAAGAAATGGCTAGATTAGTTGATTACATACGAAATAATAATTCTAAACCAATAAGTCCAAAGAGTATTTTTGCTACAGCCGTTATGAATGTTCTGTGGAAATATGTGGCAG GAGAATCCATTGAAGAAGATCGTCTCAAGTTGCTACTAGAACTGCTTAGTGCCCGATCTAAGGCGTTCTCCATGGCAGGAGGGTGGCTCAATCAGTTCCCTTGGTGCAGATTCTTCTTCCCTGAAGCAAGTGGATATTCGCTTATAAATAGAATTAATTTACAAATTTCCGCTATTATTGAG GAAGCaatacaaaaacataaaaataatgcaGCGAATAGTGgtgatgattttatttattcgttCCTAAATCAAATGAAGGTGGAAAAAGGCACATTTACGG aaCTACAGTTAAAAGTGGTATGCCTAGATATGTTCATCGCCGGGTCACAAACTACAAGTAACTTGCTGGAATTCATTCTTCTTACGGTTCTAAGGAACCAGCATATACAGGACAAAATTTATGATGAAATACAACGTGTcataggaaaaaacgtgcctagttGGACTGATAGTCACAA GCTTATTTACACATCGGCTTTCCTGCTGGAAGTTCAAAGGTGTTATGCAATAGTGCCTCTGATGGGCCCTAGAAGGGTTCTAAGTGACAGCATTGTAGATGGCTATATGATACCGAAGGACACCACTGTATTGATATCAGTCGGCGACCTCTATTTGGATCCGGACGTTTTCGAAGACCCTCATGAATTTAAGCCTGAGAGATTTATCGATGAGTACGGCGCGTTAAAAAATGCCGAGCATGTCTACACCTTCGGCTTAG GTCGAAGAAGGTGCCCCGGCGACGCTTTAGCTCGATCGTTCGTCTTCTTAACATTCGTGGGGATTTTGCAGAAGTTTAAGATCCAGGGCGTCAACGGTGTTCCCAGTGACGAGCCAGTTATAGGCCTAATAGCTGCCCCGAGACCGTACTCCGCGATATTTGTGTCACGGCAATGA